One genomic segment of Saccharomyces kudriavzevii IFO 1802 strain IFO1802 genome assembly, chromosome: 8 includes these proteins:
- the MSC7 gene encoding meiotic recombination directing protein (similar to Saccharomyces cerevisiae MSC7 (YHR039C); ancestral locus Anc_5.305): MAKVYLNTDMINHLNSTVQAYFNLWLEKQNAILRFQPQIIQDNQKLIGITTLVASIFTLYVFVKIIFTPAKCSSSCKPVKFSIPTPEPAQNNWKGKRSVSTSTWNPDEPNSIQCHCPATGQYLGSFPSKTTAEIDEMVSKAKRAQSTWGRSDFSRRLRVLASLHDYIINNQDLIARVACRDSGKTMLDASMGEILVTLEKIQWTIKYGQRALQTSRRPGPTNFFMKWYKGAEIRYESLGVISSIVSWNYPFHNLLGPIIAALFTGNAIVVKCSEQVVWSSEFFVELTRKCLEACEEDPNLVQLCYCLPPTENDDSANYFTSHPGFKHITFIGSQPVAHYILKCAAKSLTPVVVELGGKDAFIVLDSAKNLNALSSIIMRGTFQSSGQNCIGIERVIVSKENYGDLVKILNDRMTANPLRQGSDIDHLESVDMGAMISDNRFDELEALVKDAVAKGARLLHGGSRFKHPKYPQGHYFQPTLLVDVTSEMKIAQNEVFGPILVMMKAKDTDHCVQLANSAPFGLGGSVFGSDIKECNYVANSLQTGNVAINDFATFYVCQLPFGGINGSGYGKFGGEEGLLGLCNAKSVCFDTLPFVSTQIPKPLDYPIRNNAKAWNFVKSFIVGAYTNSTWQRIKSLLSLAKEAS, encoded by the coding sequence ATGGCCAAGGTCTATCTGAATACAGACATGATTAACCATTTGAATTCTACGGTTCAGGCTTACTTCAATCTATGGTTGGAAAAGCAGAACGCAATACTGCGTTTTCAACCTCAAATTATTCAAGATAACCAAAAACTTATTGGCATTACAACCTTGGTTGCCAGTATTTTCACTCTGTATGTCTTCGTCAAGATAATTTTCACCCCAGCAAAGTGCTCCTCATCCTGTAAACCAGTCAAGTTCTCCATTCCCACACCGGAACCTGCTCAAAATAACTGGAAGGGCAAAAGATCCGTATCCACCAGCACATGGAACCCTGACGAACCAAACTCCATTCAATGCCATTGTCCCGCAACAGGCCAATATCTTGGTTCTTTCCCATCAAAGACAACAGCAGAGATAGATGAAATGGTCTCAAAGGCAAAGAGAGCCCAATCTACTTGGGGTCGTTCTGACTTCTCACGAAGATTGAGAGTCCTAGCATCTTTGCACGATTACATCATAAACAATCAAGACCTTATCGCAAGAGTAGCGTGTAGAGACTCAGGGAAGACAATGCTGGACGCTTCCATGGGTGAGATCTTGGTCActttagaaaaaattcaatggaCTATCAAATACGGCCAAAGAGCGTTACAAACTTCAAGACGTCCCGGTCCAACTAACTTCTTTATGAAATGGTACAAGGGTGCCGAAATCCGTTATGAATCATTGGGTGTGATCAGCTCCATTGTTTCATGGAACTATCCGTTCCACAATTTGTTAGGTCCCATTATCGCCGCCCTTTTCACTGGGAACGCCATTGTGGTGAAGTGCTCTGAGCAGGTTGTCTGGTCTTCTGAATTTTTCGTCGAATTGACCCGCAAATGCCTGGAGGCTTGTGAGGAAGACCCGAATTTGGTCCAGCTATGCTACTGTTTACCTCCCACAGAGAATGACGATTCCGCAAATTATTTCACCTCTCATCCAGGTTTCAAACATATCACTTTTATTGGTAGTCAACCCGTTGCTCATTATATTCTAAAATGTGCTGCCAAATCATTGACCCCCGTAGTGGTAGAGCTTGGCGGCAAGGATGCCTTTATTGTCCTGGATTCAGCCAAGAACTTGAATGCTTTGTCTTCTATTATCATGAGGGGCACTTTCCAATCATCGGGACAGAATTGTATCGGTATTGAAAGAGTCATTGTCAGTAAGGAAAACTATGGTGATTTAGTCAAGATCTTAAACGATCGCATGACAGCAAATCCATTACGCCAAGGCTCTGATATTGACCATTTGGAGAGCGTCGATATGGGTGCAATGATATCCGATAACAGATTTGATGAGCTGGAAGCCTTGGTTAAAGATGCTGTGGCAAAGGGTGCACGTTTACTCCATGGTGGTTCTCGTTTCAAACATCCAAAATATCCTCAAGGTCATTATTTCCAACCAACTCTTTTGGTAGATGTGACttcagaaatgaaaattgcACAAAACGAAGTGTTTGGTCCGATTTTAGTCATGATGAAAGCTAAAGATACTGACCACTGTGTCCAGTTGGCCAACTCCGCGCCATTTGGTCTAGGTGGCTCTGTATTTGGTTCAGACATCAAAGAATGTAATTATGTGGCAAATAGCTTACAAACTGGTAATGTCGCCATTAATGATTTTGCCACATTCTATGTTTGTCAACTACCATTTGGTGGTATCAATGGTTCCGGCTATGGTAAATTTGGTGGTGAAGAGGGTCTATTGGGTCTATGCAATGCCAAAAGTGTTTGTTTTGACACTTTGCCATTTGTTTCCACTCAAATTCCAAAACCATTAGATTATCCTATCCGGAACAATGCTAAGGCCTGGAATTTTGTGAAAAGCTTCATTGTAGGTGCCTACACAAACTCTACTTGGCAAAGAATAAAGTCACTCCTTTCATTAGCTAAAGAAGCCAGTTGA
- the VMA10 gene encoding H(+)-transporting V1 sector ATPase subunit G (similar to Saccharomyces cerevisiae VMA10 (YHR039C-A); ancestral locus Anc_5.304), with translation MSQKNGIATLLQAEKEAHEIVSKARKYRQDKLKQAKTDAAKEIDSYKTQKDKELKEFEQKNAGGVGELEKNAEAGVQGELVEIKRIAEKKKDDVVKILIETVIKPSAEVHINAL, from the exons ATG TCGCAAAAGAACGGAATTGCCACCCTACTACaagctgaaaaagaagccCACGAAATAGTATCAAAGGCCAGAAAGTACAGACAAGATAAGTTGAAGCAAGCCAAGACTGATGCAGCCAAGGAAATCGATTCATACAAGACCCAGAAAGATAAGgaattgaaggaattcGAACAGAAGAACGCTGGTGGTGTTGGcgaattggaaaagaacGCTGAAGCTGGTGTGCAAGGTGAATTAGTTGAGATCAAGAGAATCGccgaaaagaagaaggacgACGTTGTCAAGATTTTGATCGAGACCGTCATCAAGCCTTCTGCCGAAGTCCACATCAATGCCTTGTAA
- the BCD1 gene encoding Bcd1p (similar to Saccharomyces cerevisiae BCD1 (YHR040W); ancestral locus Anc_5.303) has product MVLCGVCGKCDFKYKCPRCLVQSCSLECSKKHKVRDDCSGQTHDPKEYISSDTLKQADDERHERNAYIQRDYNYLTQLKRMVQVQKMDARVKNKRVLGPAGHGGNLKRRRYDVDENDRENVECQRIIRRGVNCLMLPKGMQRSSQNRSKWDKTMDLFVWSIEWIVCPMPMEGDNNEVFRHVSHRIKETDFLVQGMGKNVFQKCCEFYRLAGTCSAQEGEDGSETKEERTEILQKSGLKFYTKWFPYNTTHITDSKKLVELAIHEKCIGELLKNTTVIEFPTIFVAMTENDLPEGYGVVHEETRRVERTDTLNKFVDDVKEVEDVEENPQPTEEPVQRKTPDAGGSDSDSDSDDYNPGLSMDFLTA; this is encoded by the coding sequence ATGGTGTTATGTGGCGTATGTGGGAAATGCGACTTTAAGTACAAGTGTCCCAGGTGTCTGGTGCAATCGTGCTCTTTGGAGTGTTCCAAGAAACATAAAGTGAGGGATGATTGTTCAGGGCAAACTCATGATCCAAAGGAGTATATATCGAGCGATACACTGAAACAGGCAGACGATGAGAGGCACGAACGGAACGCTTATATACAGAGAGATTACAACTATCTGACGCAGTTGAAGCGGATGGTGCAGGTGCAGAAGATGGATGCTAGGGTGAAGAACAAACGAGTGCTGGGGCCTGCGGGCCATGGCGGTAATCTGAAAAGGAGGAGATACGATGTGGACGAGAACGACCGTGAAAACGTGGAGTGCCAGCGGATTATTAGAAGGGGGGTGAACTGTTTAATGTTGCCCAAGGGGATGCAGCGGTCATCGCAGAACAGAAGCAAGTGGGACAAGACGATGGACCTGTTTGTATGGAGCATAGAGTGGATTGTATGTCCTATGCCAATGGAGGGCGATAACAACGAGGTTTTCAGGCATGTGAGCCACCGGATCAAGGAGACGGACTTCCTGGTCCAGGGCATGGGCAAGAACGTTTTCCAGAAGTGCTGTGAGTTCTACCGCTTGGCTGGAACATGCAGTGCCCAGGAGGGCGAAGACGGCTCAGAGACCAAGGAGGAACGGACGGAGATCTTGCAGAAGAGCGGACTCAAATTCTACACGAAATGGTTCCCATACAACACCACACATATAACGGATTCCAAAAAACTGGTGGAGTTGGCGATCCATGAGAAATGCATTGGAGAGCTATTGAAAAACACGACGGTGATCGAGTTCCCGACGATCTTCGTCGCCATGACGGAGAACGACTTGCCAGAGGGCTACGGGGTGGTGCACGAAGAGACACGCAGGGTGGAGCGTACGGACACGCTGAACAAGTTCGTTGACGATGTAAAGGAAGTGGAGGACGTTGAAGAAAACCCTCAGCCGACAGAGGAGCCCGTGCAGAGGAAGACGCCGGATGCCGGTGGTAGCGACAGCGACAGTGACAGCGACGACTACAACCCGGGCCTGTCCATGGATTTCCTCACCGCATAA
- the SRB2 gene encoding Srb2p (similar to Saccharomyces cerevisiae SRB2 (YHR041C); ancestral locus Anc_5.299), which translates to MYSITFHHHARQTVLIKDKSAVVTTAAAADIPPALVFNGSSTGVPESIDTILSSKLSNIWMQRQLIKGDSGETLILDGLTVRLVNLFSSTGFKGLLIELQVADEGGEFDARVAGIEAHLAEIHAKDYKTSSDSMAADSHNDICDLAYQYVCALES; encoded by the coding sequence ATGTACTCGATAACCTTCCACCACCATGCTCGGCAAACGGTGCTGATCAAGGACAAGTCCGCCGTAGTCACCACTGCTGCCGCCGCGGACATCCCTCCGGCCCTGGTGTTCAACGGCTCGTCTACGGGCGTTCCAGAGTCCATCGACACCATCCTGTCCTCGAAGCTGTCCAACATCTGGATGCAGAGACAGCTCATCAAGGGCGATTCCGGCGAGACGCTGATCCTGGATGGGCTCACCGTGCGACTAGTCAACCTTTTCTCCTCCACCGGGTTCAAGGGTCTGCTGATAGAACTGCAGGTGGCGGACGAAGGTGGCGAGTTCGACGCCAGGGTCGCAGGCATTGAGGCGCACCTGGCTGAAATCCACGCCAAGGACTACAAGACCTCATCTGACTCAATGGCCGCGGACTCGCACAACGACATTTGCGATTTGGCGTATCAGTACGTCTGTGCCCTGGAATCCTGA
- the NCP1 gene encoding NADPH--hemoprotein reductase (similar to Saccharomyces cerevisiae NCP1 (YHR042W); ancestral locus Anc_5.292): MPFGIDNTDFTVLAGLVLAVLLYVKRNSIKELLMSDDGDITAVSSGTRDIAQVVTENNKNYLVLYASQTGTAEDYAKKFSKELVAKFNLNVMCADVENYDFESLNDVPVIVSVFISTYGEGDFPDGAIQFEDFICNAEAGSLSNLRYNLFGLGNSTYEFFNGAGKKAEKHLSAAGATRLGKFGEADDGAGTTDEDYMAWKDSILELLKDELHLDEQEAKFTSQFQYSVLEEINDSVSLGEPSPHYLPSHELSCNADGIQLGPFDLSQPFIAPIVKSRELFSSNDRNCIHTEFDLSGSNIKYSTGDHLAIWPSNSLEKVEQFLSIFNLDAETIFDLKPLDPTVEVPFPTPTTVGAVIKHYLEITGPVSRQLFSSLVQFAPNSDIKDKLALLSKDKDQFAVEITSKYFNIADALHYLSDGVKWDTVPMQFLLESIPQMTPRYYSISSSSLSEKQTVHVTSIVENFPNPELPDAAPVVGVTTNLLRNIQLAQNNVNIAETNLPVHYDLNGPRNLLAKHKLPVHVRRSNFRLPSNPSTPVIMIGPGTGIAPFRGFIRERVTFLELQKKGGSNVSLGKHLLFYGSRNTDDFLYQDEWPEYAKKLDGSFEMVVAHSRLPNSKKVYVQDKLIDCEDQVFEMINNGAFIYVCGDAKGMAKGVSTALVGILSRGKSISTDEAAELIKMLKTSGRYQEDVW, from the coding sequence ATGCCGTTTGGAATAGACAACACCGACTTCACTGTCCTGGCGGGGCTAGTGCTTGCCGTGCTACTGTACGTAAAGAGAAACTCCATCAAGGAACTGCTGATGTCCGATGACGGCGATATCACAGCCGTCAGCTCGGGCACCAGGGATATTGCGCAGGTGGTGACTGAGAACAACAAGAACTACCTGGTGCTGTATGCTTCGCAGACCGGGACTGCCGAGGATTACGCTAAGAAGTTCTCCAAGGAGCTGGTGGCCAAGTTCAACCTGAACGTCATGTGCGCGGACGTTGAGAACTACGATTTCGAGTCGCTAAACGACGTGCCTGTCATTGTGTCCGTCTTTATCTCCACATACGGTGAAGGTGACTTCCCCGATGGGGCCATTCAGTTTGAAGACTTCATCTGTAACGCGGAAGCTGGGTCCCTGTCGAATCTGAGATACAACCTGTTTGGTCTGGGAAACTCCACCTACGAGTTCTTTAATGGTGCCGGCAAGAAGGCCGAGAAGCATCTCTCCGCCGCGGGCGCTACCAGACTAGGTAAGTTTGGTGAGGCTGACGATGGTGCAGGAACCACGGACGAAGACTACATGGCCTGGAAGGACTCCATCTTGGAGCTCTTGAAGGACGAACTGCATTTGGACGAACAGGAAGCGAAGTTTACCTCCCAGTTCCAATACTCCGTCTTGGAGGAGATCAACGACTCCGTATCGCTTGGTGAGCCCTCTCCGCACTACTTGCCCTCGCACGAGTTGAGCTGCAACGCGGATGGGATTCAGCTGGGCCCCTTCGACTTGTCTCAACCTTTCATTGCCCCCATCGTCAAATCTCGCGAACTCTTCTCTTCCAACGACCGTAACTGCATCCACACTGAATTTGACTTGTCTGGCTCTAACATTAAATACTCCACTGGTGATCATCTTGCTATCTGGCCCTCCAACTCATTGGAAAAGGTCGAGCAGTTCTTGTCCATATTTAATTTGGACGCTGAGACCATTTTCGACTTGAAGCCCCTGGACCCCACCGTTGAAGTTCCCTTCCCAACCCCAACCACGGTGGGTGCCGTCATCAAACACTACTTGGAAATCACAGGCCCTGTGTCCAGACAGTTGTTCTCGTCTTTGGTTCAGTTCGCTCCCAACAGCGACATTAAGGACAAATTGGCCCTACTGTCCAAGGACAAGGACCAGTTTGCCGTAGAGATAACTTCAAAGTATTTCAACATTGCCGATGCTTTGCATTATTTGTCCGATGGCGTTAAATGGGACACCGTCCCCATGCAATTCTTGCTCGAATCAATTCCTCAAATGACTCCTCGTTACTATTCCATCTCCTCCTCTTCCCTGTCCGAAAAGCAAACAGTTCATGTTACCTCTATCGTGGAAAACTTCCCCAACCCAGAATTGCCCGATGCTGCCCCCGTCGTTGGTGTGACCACTAACTTGTTGAGAAACATCCAATTGGCCCAAAACAACGTTAACATTGCCGAGACTAACCTACCTGTTCACTACGATTTGAATGGCCCACGTAATCTTCTCGCCAAGCACAAATTGCCCGTTCATGTCCGTCGTTCCAATTTCAGATTGCCTTCTAACCCTTCCACGCCAGTTATCATGATTGGCCCAGGCACTGGTATTGCCCCATTCCGTGGGTTCATCAGAGAACGTGTTACATTCTTGGAACTGCAAAAGAAGGGTGGCAGCAACGTCTCCCTAGGTAAACATTTGCTGTTTTACGGGTCTCGTAACACGGATGACTTCCTATACCAGGACGAATGGCCAGAGTACGCCAAGAAGCTCGACGGCTCATTCGAAATGGTGGTGGCTCACTCCAGGTTACCAAACTCCAAGAAAGTCTACGTTCAAGATAAATTAATAGATTGTGAAGACCAAGTCTTTGAAATGATCAACAACGGTGCATTTATCTACGTTTGTGGTGATGCAAAGGGTATGGCCAAGGGTGTGTCCACTGCCTTGGTTGGAATCCTCTCCCGTGGTAAGTCTATTTCTACTGACGAAGCCGCCGAACTAATCAAGATGCTCAAGACCTCTGGTAGATATCAAGAAGATGTATGGTAG
- the SKDI08G0890 gene encoding HAD family hydrolase (similar to Saccharomyces cerevisiae DOG1 (YHR044C); ancestral locus Anc_5.290), whose translation MPQFSVDFCLFDLDGTIVSTTTAAESAWTKLCHQHGVDPVELFKHSHGARSQEMMKKFFPRLDNRDNKGVIALEKDMADSYLDTVSLIPGADNLLLSLDVDVEDEKKLPKRKWAIVTSGSPYLAFSWFETILKKVGMPKIFITGFDVKNGKPDPEGYARARDLLRQDLQLTDKKDLKYVVFEDAPVGIKAGKAMGAITVGITSSYDKSVLFDAGADYVVCDLTQISVVKNNANGIVIQVDNPLTRD comes from the coding sequence ATGCCACAATTTTCAGTAGATTTTTGCCTATTTGATTTAGACGGGACCATTGTTAGTACAACAACTGCCGCAGAAAGTGCCTGGACCAAACTATGCCACCAGCATGGGGTCGATCCTGTCGAATTATTCAAGCATTCTCATGGTGCAAGATCACAagagatgatgaagaagttttttccaagattgGATAATAGGGACAATAAAGGTGTTATTGCCCTAGAAAAGGATATGGCTGATAGTTACTTGGATACTGTTAGTCTCATCCCTGGTGCAGATAATTTGTTGCTATCGTTAGATGTAGACGTTGAGGATGAAAAGAAGCTaccaaagaggaaatgGGCTATTGTCACTTCCGGTTCTCCGTACCTGGCATTTTCATGGTTCGAGacaatattgaaaaaagttgGGATGCCCAAGATTTTCATTACCGGGTTTGACGTGAAGAACGGTAAGCCAGATCCTGAGGGATATGCAAGGGCCCGTGATTTATTGCGCCAGGATTTGCAATTGACTGACAAAAAGGACTTGAAATATGTTGTCTTTGAAGATGCGCCTGTGGGCATAAAAGCCGGTAAAGCAATGGGTGCAATTACCGTGGGCATAACGTCTTCGTACGATAAGAGTGTTTTATTTGATGCCGGCGCAGATTATGTGGTATGCGATCTAACGCAGATCTCCGTGGTTAAGAACAATGCAAACGGTATTGTCATCCAGGTTGATAACCCATTGACCAGGGATTAA
- the DDE1 gene encoding Dde1p (similar to Saccharomyces cerevisiae YHR045W; ancestral locus Anc_5.287), translating to MDWSFLLQLLVTLLVILLGANWLLSSFLLDFKRDLTAVALAQQSSISSVRNENETAYYRSILVPTGFPLTTGLGLSLKYKIRNGNFGDVWNAIMEISKGKNTIRLIGDDKRHSLGELNGMAKRLFRKLSADSYKNIGISNSIATVEGFTLALASMMTTIKTGSIPHFLPAVPRQRVEDLDVLVIDSWRSFKMLNGSESWYKLIIVCDDPKKAPQLGTKNDNVVTWKGLVDGFVYDSEFRYTPQDDNSDDKKLFAYVTSPWNGTNSFNQICLVSNIAEFIKSFPLNNELTSSEHLSISAKLASSSASLQIWGKLFAVLLHGGSASFTKQATLDCKSVQESTLLFIETEQIIKLMNSTSKSGLLHKIYLSWATNLLSEGIFTKIAEVEPNSLKKLRCVYLADYVKDAEVISTFSEKIPQLKKINQRTTPSTEQLNKLRAQLGSRVVLELYCPYLIMGPVAHTNFYDYRVFEKSVDDSVVCYGPLGTTLEGKMVETETNPLLNVEKRQGMLCIRGFNIGKPTDPDRLKQAMNLAEKFGGGEGWMPLVNVFGLWGQDGCLYTYNQ from the coding sequence ATGGATTGGTCGTTTCTATTACAACTACTAGTAACACTATTGGTAATTCTACTAGGTGCCAACTGGTTGTTAAGCTCTTTCCTACTGGATTTTAAGAGAGATTTGACGGCGGTGGCCTTGGCCCAGCAATCCAGCATATCCAGTGTTCGTAACGAGAATGAAACAGCATACTATAGAAGTATTCTAGTGCCTACTGGATTCCCCTTGACTACAGGATTAGGGCTCTCTTTGAAGTATAAGATAAGAAATGGTAACTTTGGGGATGTTTGGAATGCGATAATGGAAATTTCCAAGGGAAAAAATACTATTCGGTTGATAGGGGACGATAAAAGACATTCATTGGGTGAACTCAATGGCATGGCCAAACGCCTATTTCGGAAACTTTCTGCTGATAGCTATAAGAATATTGGTATTTCTAATTCCATTGCCACTGTAGAAGGGTTTACTCTCGCTCTGGCTTCTATGATGACCACTATAAAGACAGGTTCCATACCTCATTTTTTGCCAGCAGTTCCTAGGCAGCGAGTGGAGGATCTTGACGTTCTGGTCATCGATTCATGGAGATCTTTCAAGATGTTAAACGGCAGCGAGAGTTGGTACAAGCTGATCATTGTCTGTGATGACCCTAAAAAGGCACCACAACTTGGTAcgaaaaatgataatgttGTTACTTGGAAAGGACTTGTAGACGGCTTTGTTTACGATTCGGAGTTCCGCTATACGCCGCAAGATGACAACTCCGATGATAAGAAACTTTTTGCATACGTAACTTCCCCGTGGAATGGAACCAATAGCTTCAATCAGATCTGTCTAGTGAGTAACATTGCggaattcatcaaaagCTTCCCCTTGAATAATGAATTGACTAGCAGTGAACATTTATCAATTTCAGCAAAACTAGCAAGCTCCAGCGCAAGCTTACAAATATGGGGGAAGCTTTTTGCTGTCTTATTACATGGTGGATCTGCATCATTTACTAAGCAAGCAACTTTGGATTGCAAGTCAGTTCAAGAATCTACACtattatttattgaaaCGGAACAGATCATTAAATTAATGAACTCTACTTCAAAAAGCGGTTTGCTGCATAAAATTTACTTATCCTGGGCCACCAATTTGCTGAGCGAAGGCATCTTTACTAAAATCGCCGAAGTCGAGCCAAATTCTCTTAAAAAATTAAGATGTGTTTATTTAGCAGATTATGTGAAAGATGCTGAGGTTATCTCAACGTTTTCGGAAAAGATTCctcaattgaagaagattaaTCAAAGAACCACCCCAAGCACTGAGCAATTGAATAAATTAAGGGCACAGTTGGGATCCCGTGTGGTTCTAGAGTTATACTGTCCATACCTTATCATGGGGCCCGTAGCACATACGAATTTTTATGATTATAGAGTTTTTGAGAAATCAGTGGATGATAGCGTTGTTTGTTATGGACCATTGGGCACGACTCTAGAGGGTAAAATGGTGGAAACGGAAACAAACCCACTTTTGAACGTAGAGAAAAGACAGGGTATGTTGTGTATTCGTGGCTTTAACATAGGAAAACCAACAGACCCAGATCGTTTAAAACAAGCCATGAATTTAGCCGAGAAATTTGGAGGAGGTGAAGGCTGGATGCCTCTGGTTAACGTGTTTGGATTATGGGGCCAGGATGGTTGCCTATACACCTATAACCAGTAA
- the INM1 gene encoding inositol monophosphate 1-phosphatase INM1 (similar to Saccharomyces cerevisiae INM1 (YHR046C); ancestral locus Anc_5.286), with translation MTVDLASIEKFLCDLATEKVGPIIKSKSGTQQDYDLKTGSRRVDIVTAVDKQVEKLIWESAKAQYPNFRFIGEESYVKGETVITNDPTFIIDPIDGTTNFVHDFPFSCTSLGLTINKEPVVGVIYDPHINLLISASKGNGVRVNKKEFDYKSKLASMGPLTLNKSVVALQPGSAREGKNFKTKMATYEKLLSCDYGFVHGFRNLGSSAMTMAYIAMGYLDSYWDGGCYSWDVCAGWCILKEVGGRVVGANPGEWDIGVDNRSYLAVRGTVNNETDEQTKYITDFWSCVDGQLKYD, from the coding sequence ATGACTGTAGACTTAGCCTCCATAGagaaatttctttgtgATCTTGCTACTGAGAAAGTAGGTCCAATCATCAAGTCCAAGTCAGGCACTCAACAGGATTATGATTTGAAGACAGGTTCCAGAAGGGTCGATATCGTTACTGCAGTCGACAAACAAGTTGAAAAGCTAATTTGGGAATCTGCAAAAGCCCAATATCCAAATTTCAGGTTTATTGGAGAAGAAAGTTACGTGAAAGGAGAAACTGTGATTACCAATGACCCTACATTCATCATTGATCCCATTGATGGGACCACAAATTTTGTTCATGACTTCCCGTTCAGTTGTACTTCACTGGGTCTTACAATAAATAAAGAGCCCGTAGTTGGGGTTATTTACGATCCTCACATCAACCTTCTCATATCAGCTTCTAAAGGTAATGGTGTAAGAgtcaataaaaaagagtTCGACTATAAATCAAAATTGGCGTCCATGGGTCCCTTAACATTAAATAAATCTGTGGTTGCATTGCAACCAGGCTCAGCtagagaaggaaagaatttcaaaacgAAGATGGCCACGTATGAGAAGCTGTTATCATGCGATTATGGATTTGTTCACGGCTTCAGAAACTTGGGTTCCTCGGCAATGACCATGGCATACATCGCCATGGGGTACCTTGACAGTTACTGGGATGGCGGTTGTTATTCATGGGATGTATGTGCTGGATGGTGCATTCTTAAAGAAGTTGGTGGTCGTGTGGTAGGCGCCAACCCAGGTGAATGGGATATAGGTGTCGATAATCGGTCATATTTGGCTGTAAGGGGAACAGTTAATAACGAAACTGATGAGCAAACAAAATACATTACGGATTTTTGGAGTTGTGTTGATGGCCAGCTAAAATACGACTAA